The Hippocampus zosterae strain Florida chromosome 2, ASM2543408v3, whole genome shotgun sequence genome contains the following window.
GCCACGATGCTAGAAGCATTCAAAATAATTCCATTCAAATTCTGACAATCTAGAAGGAGGGGAACTGCTTTTGCAAGGAACATTCTCCAAATCATGATTTTAGTgaagaaattaaaaacacacgacaaacaaaaatgagcatCTGATACTTTCTGTACACACCAAAATCCAGCAAATAGTGACAGAAAGCAAACGAGCTCTCATTTTGCTGTTCTGTTTGGTTTACGATACAACTCCTAAAAAAAGTTGAAGAGAGCTTAGAACTCGGTCATCTTCTTGTGTGTGTTCGCTTTGTTTTGTTCTCTCTGGATGCACAGCTCCTGGGCCTTCTGCTGGGCCAGCAGCCGACGAGCGTCCGACAGCTTCTGTTCCAGCTGCTTCACTCTGGACGcgtcccttttttgttttttcccaggACAGAGACAACAAACAGATTAGGAGGTGGGGAGAGAGACATGCTGGTTTTCCGGGCTGCACTTTCCCCAATGAGTTGGCCGCAAGCGCCAAGTCTCACCTTGAATCCCTGCatctcattttcacttttaccACAGCCCTGAATTCCAATGAATCATCACTTCAAAATAACAAATGGGATGCATTGCATTGAGATTAGGGATGAGTAGCATCACcgatttgctccatgtacagcactttgtatgcagcgatggctgtttgaaagtgctctataaatactattGAATTGACTTGACAACAATCATAATCAGTCATCAGTTAATCACGTCTTGAGCCAACCGAGGCCCGGTTGGAGTGTGTTCCGTAGCTTATTAAAGCTTTTCATGTTTAAGACAATTCCATTCGTCTGGCATCAGAACTAAGTAATTAATGTCAACACAAAAAGGTTTGCGTTTGCTTATAGGTGCCACAAGATGAGCCATGCACTTATATTGTAGTAGGCAAAGCTAACCAAATGAAGATCACTTCAACAAAcatccttggcaccaagatgccaccagaTGATGCCAATGTAAGATGTTTTCCGTacaataaggcgcacctaaaagcattcaattttctcaaaagccgacggtgcgccctctaatccgatgcaccttctatatggatcaatcttctgatttcttggatgtagtattttaaatgttctgtaaaatgcTTTGTTATAGCTGTAGTGGTTGTAAAAGCTCTAtcgaaataaagctgtattgtattgtatttcctttaacATAGATccacctagtggatgcataacgcaactgcagccatgATTGTAGCTTCCATTCTATGTGCAACATttttatgaaaactgttttaaaaaaggtgcgccttatactccgaagcgccttatagtgcggaaaatccgGTGATATTTTCATAATTGATACTGATGGTCAAACCTTTGCATCATCATTATCAATCATGATGCCGCCATCTAGCTGTGGATTTCCTGAAGCTTGCTTGTAAGTCACATATTtccttgcaacccccccccccacccccccaaaaaaaacctgagtcAGCAACAACTCGTACGTCAGGGCACTCTTAAGTCAAGGCCCCTCTTGGATTACATCTTTGGATGTGGAACGCAAATTTGTACCACATTTGAAAATTTCCAAATCCAACTTTGCCCTGAAATGTTTATTCGTAAAACATGGAGGAAAATTCCCAGAAAGTATCGCAATTTCCAAACCCAGCAATACTGACCTGCCCGTTTGCCTGCTGAGCGACTGTGTCAGGTTCTGGATCTCCCTCTCAGTCTGTGACACCTTCTCGGCAATCTGGAACAGCTTCACATTCAGACTCCTCTTGGTGTTCTTTCCACCCTTGTAGGCCTCCACCCCGTTAAATGAGGACGACCCAGCGGCCGTTGCCGCCCCCTCCTCGGAAGCGGCACGCTCCTTGGCGCCGAGCTTGCAGTTAAGAAAGTCAAAGACAGTTCTGCGCTCACCGTTGGCCTCCCGCGGCTTCCGCCGACGCTTTGGTCGGCCTGTTTTCACGCCATCGTTTGGTTTGCTCTGAGCGCGTCTCAGAGTTAACTCGGCACAGTGGTCCAGTGATTTCCCTTTGGGTACGAGCACCGCCATGACGGGCTCCACTCGACCTTCCTGCGTTTTCCCCAAACCTGCGAAAACAAGCGAGACGGACTTGCGGTGAAAGTTCGGTTTATGGTTTCGATTTGTATTCATGTCTGCTTCAATACGTCGAGACGCTCAAAAGATAAATCATGTTCCAATTTAGATTGAGGTGGATGATAAAGCGGGGCACTGTTTTAGGCGTGGCTTCTTTGTGATTGATATGTTGCAACCGCACCGATGTGGGAACGCATATCAATGGCACTGGAAACAGAGAAATAACCAATATCCGCATCTCATCTCGAAACCGCCGACCCTGTCATGTTctgttttcaatttcaaattgaTGGCTCAACACCGCCTACGAACATCAGGGTGGAAACATCCTGGACAAAGAACGGGTTGTAATTCACATTTCTGGCTCTAATCGGATACACAACCTCCTTGACTTTGTCTTGGTCATGTTACCTTACATTAGATgggggaataaaataaaataaaaattggctgatgcgggcagcccggtagtccagtggttagcacgtcggcatcacagtgcacaggtaccgggttcgattccagctccggcctccctgtgtggagtttgcatgttctcctcgggcctgcgtgggttttctccgggtgctccggtttcctcccacattccaaaaacatgcgtggcaggctgattgaacactctaaattgtccctaagtgtgagtgcgaatggttgttggtttctgtgtgccctgcgattggctggcaaccgattcagggtgtcccccgcctactgcccgaagacaggtgggataggctccagcaccccccgcgaccctagtcaggatcaagcggctcggaagatgaatgaatgatgaatgaaaaattggCTGATGCCTTATGTCGCAACTTTGACCTTTACTTAATAGCAACAACAGCTGGTGGTTTTTTGAGATAAATGGTTACAGGCTTGTGACATTGATCAATTATCAATTGTATTACCTTAACTCGCTGAAACTATTTGTCCCCCTACGGTCCAATTTGGCTAAAAACTGAAACAAACGAGGAATATTTGGATGTTGCAGTGGGACCTCGAAGGTCATATATCTTCTGTGCTGGGAATCTAGTTGACCACCGATTtgtttgaattaaaaatataataagaataattcccatggaaaatataaataatgtgtTCCAAGGTCAAACTGGCTTCATTAAAAATGTACTCACTATACAGACATTGTTGTAAGTAACACTAAGTCCAACGTAACATGTAGTGTCAAGGTCAGATTTTtaacactcttttttttgtaaatcgaGCGTAAAAAGAACCTAACCACGTGACATATGGCGACACTGAAGTTTTATTGCTGTGAACGAGAATCCGCTTACGTCGCTCCACTTGTAGAACGTTCACATTTTGAGCTGTGGCTTAAGAGCCGTGGAAAATTTAGCCTTCAATAAATAACATTAGCTTGCAATAAAGGAGAATATGGTTATGGTGTTTCCATGATAACCTTGGATCGCTTGCTTGAGAAATTTTAGTGGACcgttccattttgttttgttactaaAAttatctgtcccccccccccaccccccacccctcaagaCTTGATGGTATAACACTCAGACTTGTGTTAGCATGTACATTGATGGCTTAGCGTCGTTAGCTTTAGACCATGACATGTCAGTTAACACAATGAACAGGAGGGCGAACCCTGAAGCAGAAATCTCATTGCAAATGCTTCGGTCTCTCGCAGGAATTTGTGTTCTTCATTTAGtgagattgattgatttatgtgCGAAATTGATAGCCTGAAACAAAAACTTCGGGATTGAATTCAGCTTCTTCCGAGTGTGAcatgtgaaaatgtcttttcCTGTGGCTAGATAAACATTCCTTTTCCATTCTTCCTCCAAGCAAACGCCGAGTAGCACGGGTACATCAAAATTATTCAAAATCGTAGTGTATCAAGTCGATTTTCACCCACCTTTGCCATATTCATAGCCCATCTTGAGCATTAGCTTGGATCCGATGCCTCTTGTGTGAGCCTCCCAACCTCCAAAAACGGAAGCGTTGTTTGCAGTCGATTCACCGCCGGAGCCCAAAACTGTTGGGAAAGAGATTTCAATCAAACACAAAAACCCACACCAGAAATGTCTGAAAAATAGGAACAATGCACTTTGACAAAACTGTGCACCGCCAAGACAAAGGTCTTGTGTAAAATCTGATTGAAAATGACCTTTCGCATACGCTGCATCATATTCGGCATCGTCCTGGTCCGAGTCAGAGGAGAGTGGGTCTTCTTCTCTCAGCGGTGGAATGATGCAGTCGGCTTCAACGACAGCATCTTTGAGCAGCAGTGAGTCAAACTTCACCGTGTAGAAACCGTTGTCGATGTCTACACGAGGGAAACAACAAGCATGCAAGGTGATTCTGTATCTGCTGAAAATTTTTGCCAGTGTTTAAAGGTCAACTCAAATTCATCTTTTgacgttaaccctttcagggacaacatATCACGTTA
Protein-coding sequences here:
- the zgpat gene encoding zinc finger CCCH-type with G patch domain-containing protein, producing the protein MDEETLEGAISTYEAQLQQVDATLAAGLDPSQQSDLLKLKEDLCQLIELTKASLLSFRKSLLLASLEDTSGVPGNAQKPPADTNGVLESEFAAFYNEVGEFSGNSSDLKEQEQDTDDFVEDECEEEDGDEVDTLSGTKVRAPYRTSWGTLEYHNAMVVGAEEPDGEEAQVRVLYIYPTQKSMKPCPFYLEDKCRFQDNCRFSHGEVVYVSELRDFQDFDLSNLEEGSSCLTRHEDGIWYPARITDIDNGFYTVKFDSLLLKDAVVEADCIIPPLREEDPLSSDSDQDDAEYDAAYAKVLGSGGESTANNASVFGGWEAHTRGIGSKLMLKMGYEYGKGLGKTQEGRVEPVMAVLVPKGKSLDHCAELTLRRAQSKPNDGVKTGRPKRRRKPREANGERRTVFDFLNCKLGAKERAASEEGAATAAGSSSFNGVEAYKGGKNTKRSLNVKLFQIAEKVSQTEREIQNLTQSLSRQTGRDASRVKQLEQKLSDARRLLAQQKAQELCIQREQNKANTHKKMTEF